The Paracoccus sediminicola genome has a segment encoding these proteins:
- a CDS encoding PIG-L family deacetylase, translating to MSARDDIATLLLDEANPAIVRMARALGRLRSTISVMNICAHPGDECSGFLAWLRHGMGMRVAIACATRGEGGQNLLGPERGDALGLLRTAEMQDAAKVLDAHLFWLGFGMSDPVHDFGFSKDGDDTLRRWKGDLVIRRLAGAYRIQRPDIVVPSFLDVPGQHGHHRAMTIATREAISLAADPGADLGEVPGWDRPAWQVAKLYLPAWEAAGDQQSDGASVPEATVVARADALDPISGAPYDRIGEWSRRRHATQGLGTWPDPPRREWPLHLPGGGPEEAITDGLPHDLRSLAADCVDLPGLTRVADQLDLAIAAFPDSKAVVPPLIRAYESLHEAEQQMTASCAALHAHRIARKKHEVALAVSVALVLRPRLHIRPRFVPAGGSAEIELASEPVEGVRFAGVEYHIPQGCSLNGSSLTVAKSAKPTQSLAVPWSPLGDQAVLRADVSFDMFGQRLTVPVVPKYDLRIMPPETVEALPRRIVLTPDHREAWVRLSRQTARMSRASGLEIAQHGEHVSLSWPATAPPGKQALRLRIADGKPAFSAVPTALPDRGEERLVTPALITVLSVDTAPISGRIGLISGSDHSGKWLDRLGADMTLLRGPDAASLARFDTVVIGSMALADEKIDRDAMQHFVERGGNLLCFSQRADLGWDEGRSAPLSIRLAMTPIRFRATDPSAEVEVLATDHPLLCGPNRVGPEDWQGWVQHRSLGFAVAWDDAFRPLIALSEDNGRQHRGALLSAQIGAGRFTYCALSLPEQMDALVSGAFRLFVNLVAPVAAGRGG from the coding sequence ATGAGCGCCCGGGACGATATCGCGACACTGCTTCTCGATGAAGCCAACCCTGCCATTGTGCGAATGGCGCGGGCGCTGGGGCGGCTGCGCTCGACGATCAGCGTGATGAACATCTGCGCCCATCCCGGCGATGAATGCAGCGGATTTCTGGCATGGCTGCGTCATGGCATGGGGATGCGCGTTGCGATTGCCTGCGCGACGCGGGGCGAGGGCGGGCAGAACCTGCTCGGCCCGGAGCGGGGCGATGCGCTTGGCCTGCTGCGCACCGCCGAGATGCAGGACGCGGCGAAGGTGCTGGACGCGCATCTGTTCTGGCTCGGTTTCGGTATGTCCGACCCGGTGCATGATTTCGGCTTCTCCAAGGACGGAGATGACACGCTGCGCCGCTGGAAGGGCGATCTGGTCATCCGCCGCCTGGCCGGTGCCTATCGCATTCAGCGCCCCGATATCGTCGTGCCGAGCTTTCTGGACGTTCCGGGCCAGCACGGTCATCACCGCGCCATGACAATCGCCACCCGCGAAGCGATTTCGCTGGCTGCCGATCCGGGGGCCGATCTGGGTGAAGTGCCGGGTTGGGACCGTCCGGCGTGGCAGGTTGCGAAGCTGTATCTTCCCGCGTGGGAGGCTGCGGGCGATCAGCAGTCAGACGGGGCATCGGTGCCCGAGGCAACGGTTGTCGCGCGGGCGGATGCCCTCGATCCGATCAGTGGCGCGCCCTATGACAGAATCGGAGAATGGTCGCGCCGCCGCCATGCCACGCAGGGGCTGGGAACGTGGCCCGACCCGCCTCGGCGTGAATGGCCGCTGCACCTGCCGGGCGGCGGACCCGAGGAGGCGATCACCGACGGTCTTCCCCATGATCTTCGCAGCCTGGCTGCCGATTGCGTGGATCTTCCGGGGCTGACGCGGGTTGCCGATCAGCTGGATCTCGCGATTGCCGCCTTCCCGGACAGCAAGGCCGTCGTCCCGCCTCTCATCCGCGCCTATGAAAGTCTGCATGAGGCCGAGCAGCAGATGACGGCGAGCTGCGCCGCGCTTCACGCCCATCGCATCGCGCGCAAGAAACACGAGGTGGCCCTTGCCGTGTCGGTCGCGCTGGTCTTGCGGCCCCGCCTGCATATCCGCCCCCGCTTCGTGCCCGCAGGCGGTTCGGCCGAGATCGAGCTGGCCTCTGAACCGGTCGAAGGGGTCCGGTTTGCCGGGGTCGAGTACCATATTCCACAGGGCTGTTCGCTGAATGGAAGCAGTCTGACCGTCGCAAAAAGCGCCAAGCCGACCCAAAGCCTGGCCGTGCCCTGGTCGCCGCTCGGAGATCAGGCGGTGCTTCGCGCGGATGTCAGCTTTGACATGTTCGGACAGCGGCTCACCGTGCCGGTGGTGCCGAAATACGATCTGAGAATCATGCCGCCGGAAACGGTCGAGGCTTTGCCTCGCAGGATCGTGCTGACACCGGATCACCGCGAGGCCTGGGTCCGGCTGAGTCGGCAGACGGCGCGGATGTCCCGTGCCTCGGGGTTGGAAATTGCGCAGCATGGCGAGCATGTTTCGCTGAGCTGGCCTGCAACCGCCCCGCCCGGGAAACAGGCTCTGCGGTTGCGGATTGCGGACGGTAAGCCAGCGTTTAGCGCGGTGCCGACTGCCCTGCCCGATCGCGGCGAGGAAAGGCTTGTGACCCCTGCGCTGATTACGGTGCTGTCTGTCGACACCGCGCCGATCTCGGGACGGATCGGTCTGATCTCGGGGTCGGATCACAGCGGGAAATGGCTGGACCGGCTCGGTGCCGATATGACCTTGCTGCGTGGGCCGGATGCGGCCAGCCTGGCGCGGTTCGACACGGTGGTCATCGGCAGCATGGCGCTCGCGGACGAAAAGATTGATCGCGATGCCATGCAGCATTTCGTTGAGCGCGGTGGTAATCTCCTATGTTTCTCTCAACGGGCTGACCTTGGTTGGGATGAGGGACGCAGTGCGCCGCTCTCGATCCGTCTCGCCATGACCCCGATAAGATTCCGTGCAACCGATCCCTCGGCAGAGGTCGAGGTTCTGGCGACAGACCACCCGCTGCTCTGCGGTCCGAACCGGGTCGGGCCCGAGGACTGGCAAGGCTGGGTCCAGCATCGCAGCCTGGGCTTTGCCGTGGCGTGGGACGACGCCTTTCGCCCGCTGATTGCGCTGTCGGAAGATAATGGGAGACAGCACCGCGGCGCACTGCTGAGTGCGCAGATCGGGGCCGGGCGCTTCACCTATTGCGCATTATCTCTGCCAGAGCAGATGGATGCGCTCGTCTCCGGCGCGTTCAGACTGTTCGTCAATCTGGTTGCGCCGGTCGCTGCGGGGCGGGGGGGGTAG
- a CDS encoding adenosylcobalamin-dependent ribonucleoside-diphosphate reductase has translation MTRFAAPIAEQIWEMKYQLRDAEGQPIDLSVEDSWRRVARDLARVETDHAAWEDRFYAALEDFKFLPAGRILAGAGTGRAVTLFNCFVMGTIPDSMGGIFDMLKEAALTMQQGGGIGYDFSTIRPKGASVQGVAADASGPLSFMDVWDAMCRTIMSAGSRRGAMMATMRCDHPDIEAFIEAKQDSARLRMFNLSVLVTDDFMEAVKSDESWDLVFGGKVYHTVQARDLWNRIMRATYDYAEPGVIFIDRINQADNLHYAETISATNPCGEQPLPPYGACLLGSVNLARLVSDPFTDAARLDADALDELVRTAIRMMDNVVDASRFPLEAQAAEAQAKRRIGLGVTGLADALLMLGLRYGAPDAVAQTRDWMKAIARSAYLASVDLAKEKGAFPLFDADAFLQSGFMQRMDEDVRDAVARHGIRNALLTSIAPTGTISLYAGNVSSGIEPVFAYAYKRKVLQKDGSRSEEEVVDYAVQMWRELKGDAPLPDHFVNAQTLAPADHVAMQAAAQEWVDSSISKTINCPEDISFEDFKDVYLSAWDLGCKGCTTYRPNDVTGSVLSVSEASEDAPEADRGAEVVYLTEPLDRPAALEGATYKLKWPGSEHAIYITVNDIVQAGHRRPFEVFINSKNMEHFAWTVALTRMISAVFRRGGEVSFVVEELKAVFDPRGGAWLQGKYVPSILAAIGGVIEQHMIATGFLAGEGMGLKSDPQADVVAIGERPRGPACPSCGQYGMRMIEGCMTCPSCGHSKCG, from the coding sequence ATGACCCGCTTCGCTGCCCCCATCGCCGAACAGATATGGGAAATGAAATACCAGCTCCGAGATGCAGAGGGGCAGCCCATCGACCTCTCGGTCGAGGATAGCTGGCGCCGCGTCGCGCGCGATCTCGCGCGGGTCGAGACCGACCATGCCGCATGGGAGGATCGCTTTTATGCCGCGCTAGAGGATTTCAAGTTTCTGCCGGCGGGCCGGATCCTCGCCGGAGCCGGGACGGGCAGGGCGGTGACGCTGTTCAACTGCTTCGTCATGGGCACGATCCCCGACAGCATGGGCGGGATCTTCGACATGCTGAAAGAGGCCGCGTTGACCATGCAGCAGGGCGGCGGGATCGGCTATGACTTCTCGACCATCCGGCCCAAGGGTGCGTCGGTGCAGGGTGTCGCGGCGGATGCTTCGGGGCCGCTGAGCTTCATGGATGTCTGGGACGCGATGTGTCGCACGATCATGTCGGCGGGCTCTCGTCGCGGGGCGATGATGGCGACGATGCGCTGCGATCATCCCGATATAGAGGCGTTCATCGAAGCCAAGCAGGACAGCGCGCGGCTGCGCATGTTCAACCTGTCGGTGCTGGTCACCGATGATTTCATGGAGGCTGTGAAGAGCGACGAGAGCTGGGATCTGGTCTTTGGCGGCAAAGTCTATCACACGGTGCAGGCTCGCGATCTGTGGAACCGGATCATGCGGGCGACCTATGATTATGCCGAACCGGGCGTCATTTTCATCGACCGGATCAACCAGGCCGACAACCTGCACTATGCCGAGACCATATCCGCGACCAATCCCTGCGGCGAGCAGCCTTTGCCGCCCTATGGGGCATGTCTGCTCGGTTCGGTCAATCTCGCCCGGCTGGTCAGCGACCCCTTCACCGATGCCGCGCGTCTGGATGCCGATGCGCTTGACGAGCTTGTGCGCACCGCGATCCGGATGATGGACAATGTCGTCGATGCCTCGCGCTTCCCGCTTGAGGCGCAGGCCGCCGAGGCGCAGGCCAAGCGGCGGATCGGGCTTGGCGTTACGGGACTTGCCGATGCGCTTCTGATGCTGGGGCTGCGCTATGGCGCCCCCGATGCGGTGGCGCAGACCCGCGACTGGATGAAGGCTATCGCCCGCTCGGCCTACCTCGCCTCGGTCGATCTCGCGAAAGAGAAAGGCGCCTTTCCGCTTTTCGACGCGGACGCGTTTCTGCAATCCGGCTTCATGCAGCGCATGGATGAGGATGTGCGTGACGCCGTGGCCCGGCACGGTATCCGCAACGCGCTGCTGACCTCCATCGCGCCAACCGGGACGATCAGCCTCTATGCCGGCAATGTTTCTTCGGGAATCGAGCCTGTCTTCGCCTATGCCTATAAGCGCAAGGTGTTGCAGAAAGACGGCTCGCGCAGCGAGGAAGAGGTCGTGGACTACGCAGTCCAGATGTGGCGGGAATTGAAGGGTGACGCGCCGCTGCCCGATCATTTTGTCAATGCGCAGACCCTCGCACCTGCCGATCATGTCGCCATGCAGGCGGCGGCGCAGGAATGGGTGGACAGCTCGATTTCCAAGACCATCAACTGCCCTGAGGATATCTCTTTCGAGGATTTCAAGGATGTCTATCTCTCGGCCTGGGATCTGGGCTGCAAGGGCTGCACAACCTATCGTCCGAACGATGTGACGGGCAGCGTGCTGTCTGTCAGCGAGGCGTCCGAAGATGCACCCGAGGCGGATCGGGGGGCGGAGGTGGTCTATCTGACCGAACCGCTCGACCGCCCGGCGGCGCTGGAAGGGGCGACCTACAAGCTCAAATGGCCGGGCAGTGAGCATGCGATCTATATTACCGTCAACGACATCGTTCAGGCGGGACACCGGCGGCCCTTCGAGGTGTTCATCAACTCGAAGAACATGGAGCATTTCGCCTGGACGGTTGCGCTGACGCGGATGATCTCGGCGGTTTTCCGGCGCGGCGGCGAAGTGAGTTTCGTCGTCGAAGAGCTGAAAGCCGTGTTCGATCCGCGCGGCGGGGCCTGGTTGCAGGGGAAATACGTGCCCTCGATCCTCGCCGCGATCGGCGGGGTGATCGAGCAGCACATGATCGCGACCGGGTTTCTCGCCGGCGAGGGGATGGGGCTGAAATCGGACCCTCAGGCCGATGTGGTGGCTATCGGAGAGCGTCCCCGCGGCCCCGCCTGTCCGAGCTGTGGGCAATACGGGATGCGGATGATCGAAGGCTGCATGACCTGCCCAAGCTGCGGTCATTCGAAATGCGGCTAG
- a CDS encoding methionine ABC transporter ATP-binding protein, protein MTDSTHTGAAIRFDAVEKAFDAEGKGRVVALSDVSLEVRPGAICGIIGRSGAGKSTLLRMVNGLERPTAGTVTVGGHDVGRARGAALRNIRRDVGMIFQHFNLLASRTVYGNIALPLEIAGIEAAEIRTRVNDLIARVGLEAQAKRYPAELSGGQKQRVGIARALATRPKVLLSDEATSALDPETTQTVLALLRDINRDLGLTILLITHEMGVVRDIASDMAVIDGGRIVEAGPTHDVFVSPQHPTTRSFLSGVTGINLPGFISARLQDSRPEGAAQEIIRVTFSGAHATDPMLARLASDIGVAANILAGAVEEIGTQPFGNLLISVDAAKGAEARGFLERHGLMTEVMGYVR, encoded by the coding sequence ATGACAGACTCGACCCATACCGGCGCCGCCATTCGCTTCGATGCGGTCGAAAAAGCCTTCGACGCCGAGGGCAAGGGCCGCGTCGTGGCGCTGAGCGATGTGTCGCTCGAGGTGCGGCCCGGCGCGATCTGCGGGATCATCGGCCGCTCAGGGGCGGGCAAATCGACGCTGCTGCGCATGGTCAACGGGCTGGAACGCCCGACCGCGGGGACCGTCACTGTCGGCGGGCATGATGTTGGGCGCGCAAGGGGCGCGGCGCTGCGCAACATCCGGCGCGATGTCGGGATGATCTTCCAGCATTTCAATCTGCTCGCCTCACGGACGGTCTATGGCAATATCGCCCTGCCGCTGGAAATCGCGGGCATTGAAGCGGCCGAGATCCGCACACGCGTCAATGACCTGATCGCGCGCGTCGGGCTGGAGGCGCAGGCGAAGCGCTATCCGGCAGAGCTTTCGGGCGGGCAGAAACAGCGCGTCGGTATCGCCCGCGCCTTGGCGACCCGGCCCAAGGTGCTGCTCTCGGACGAGGCGACCTCGGCACTGGATCCCGAAACCACGCAGACGGTGCTGGCGCTGCTTCGCGACATCAACCGCGATCTCGGGCTGACCATCCTGCTGATTACCCATGAGATGGGCGTCGTGCGCGACATCGCCAGCGACATGGCGGTGATCGATGGCGGGCGCATCGTCGAGGCAGGGCCGACCCATGACGTCTTTGTCAGCCCGCAACACCCCACGACGCGCAGCTTCCTGTCGGGTGTCACCGGCATCAATTTGCCCGGCTTCATCTCCGCCCGGTTGCAGGACAGCCGTCCCGAGGGTGCAGCGCAGGAGATCATTCGCGTCACCTTCTCGGGTGCGCATGCTACCGATCCGATGCTGGCGCGGCTGGCCTCGGACATCGGGGTGGCGGCGAATATCCTTGCCGGGGCGGTCGAGGAAATCGGCACGCAACCTTTCGGCAATCTGCTGATCTCGGTCGATGCCGCGAAGGGTGCCGAGGCGCGCGGCTTTCTGGAGCGTCACGGTCTGATGACGGAGGTGATGGGCTATGTCCGCTAA
- a CDS encoding methionine ABC transporter permease: protein MSANLIGLLYDATLQTLYMVAVSAILGTVFGLPLGVFLATSQRGELMSAPLWNKALGLVVNAARSIPFIILVVAIIPFTRWIAGTSIGTTAAIVPLTIAAIPFIARLVENAIREVDAGLIEAARAMGATPFQIIRKVLIREAMPGVVLGLTLAVVSLIGYSAMVGAVGGEGLGDLGIRYGYQRFMPDVMLAVVIILIVMVQLVQSVGEWIARLVDKRAPRNRGN, encoded by the coding sequence ATGTCCGCTAATCTGATCGGCCTGCTTTACGACGCGACCTTGCAGACGCTGTATATGGTCGCCGTCTCGGCGATCCTGGGCACGGTGTTCGGACTGCCTCTGGGTGTTTTTCTGGCCACCTCGCAGCGGGGCGAGCTCATGTCCGCGCCGTTGTGGAACAAGGCGCTTGGGCTGGTGGTGAATGCCGCCCGCTCGATCCCGTTCATCATTCTGGTGGTGGCGATCATCCCCTTCACCCGCTGGATCGCGGGCACCTCGATCGGGACCACGGCGGCGATCGTGCCGCTGACCATCGCCGCCATCCCCTTTATCGCCCGGCTGGTCGAGAATGCCATCCGCGAGGTCGATGCCGGGCTGATCGAGGCCGCCCGCGCCATGGGCGCCACCCCGTTCCAGATCATCCGCAAGGTGCTGATCCGCGAGGCGATGCCCGGCGTGGTTCTGGGCCTGACGCTGGCCGTAGTCAGTCTGATCGGCTATTCCGCCATGGTCGGCGCGGTCGGCGGAGAGGGTCTGGGCGATCTGGGCATCCGCTATGGCTATCAGCGCTTCATGCCCGATGTGATGCTGGCCGTGGTCATCATCCTGATCGTCATGGTTCAGCTTGTCCAATCCGTCGGCGAATGGATCGCCCGGCTGGTCGACAAGCGCGCGCCGCGCAATCGCGGCAACTAA
- a CDS encoding MetQ/NlpA family ABC transporter substrate-binding protein, protein MLRLTTFVSALALASAAMAEDIRVGVSPGEHAEIMEEVAKIAEPMGLNIDVVEFSDYVVPNQALNDGDLNANSFQHRPYLENQIKDRGFELVEVATTITTPMGIYSDEIEDMAELPEGAQVAIPNDPTNGGRALLLLQELGLISLAEDTGLVPSVLDITENEKGLEFLELDAAQLPRALADADIAIINTNYALASGLSPKDDSIAMEKADSPYVNIIVVREGDEDAPWVSQLVEAYQSDEVKAFIDEKYEGAVLTSW, encoded by the coding sequence ATGCTTCGTCTCACGACTTTCGTTTCCGCCCTGGCGCTGGCAAGCGCCGCCATGGCCGAGGATATCCGCGTCGGTGTCTCGCCCGGCGAACATGCCGAGATCATGGAAGAAGTCGCCAAGATCGCCGAGCCGATGGGGCTGAATATCGACGTGGTCGAGTTTTCCGATTACGTCGTGCCGAACCAGGCGCTGAATGACGGCGACCTGAACGCCAACAGCTTCCAGCATCGGCCCTATCTGGAAAACCAGATCAAGGATCGCGGCTTCGAGCTGGTCGAGGTGGCGACGACCATCACCACCCCGATGGGCATCTATTCCGACGAGATCGAGGATATGGCCGAGCTGCCCGAAGGCGCGCAGGTGGCGATCCCGAACGATCCGACCAATGGCGGCCGGGCGCTGCTGCTGTTGCAGGAATTGGGGCTGATCTCGCTGGCCGAGGATACGGGTCTGGTGCCGAGCGTGCTTGACATCACCGAGAACGAAAAGGGGTTGGAGTTCCTGGAGCTTGACGCTGCGCAGCTTCCCCGAGCCCTGGCCGACGCCGATATCGCGATCATCAACACCAACTACGCGCTTGCCTCGGGCCTGAGCCCGAAGGACGATTCCATCGCCATGGAAAAGGCCGACAGCCCCTATGTGAACATCATCGTGGTGCGCGAAGGCGACGAGGATGCGCCATGGGTCAGCCAGCTTGTCGAGGCCTATCAATCTGACGAAGTGAAAGCCTTCATCGACGAGAAATACGAGGGCGCGGTGCTGACCAGCTGGTAA
- a CDS encoding acetyl/propionyl/methylcrotonyl-CoA carboxylase subunit alpha: protein MKKILIANRAEIALRVIRACRDYGVGAVAVYADPDADLPYVRLADEAYALEGSTPAETYLNIESLLEIARRSGADAVHPGYGFLSESAEFARAVQQAGLIWIGPGAEAISRLGDKIAARAIAREVGAPLAPGTDGPVSDAAEIRDFVAEHGLPVAIKASAGGGGRGMRVAREDAEIEELFAAAANEARTAFGNGDCYVERFLDRPRHVEAQVIADTHGNVAVVGLRDCSLQRRNQKLVEEAPAPFLPDGMAERIETAARDICKAAGYTGAGTVEFLLGADGLLTFLEVNTRLQVEHPVTEETSGLDLVVEQLRIADGARLSIDAMPRPRCHAIEFRINAEDPGRGFLPTPGRITRFEPPAGPGVRLDSGVGAGDSVAGQFDSLMAKLIVTGPTREIAIARARRALVEFRIEGVASVLPFARAVLAAEDFNGSGDFAVHTRWIETGFAAELEAALRVEPAPETVLRLPVDIDGQRRDIGLSGAALARLATAVGARAAQGGTGPQPPDRAQSNDGREGLRAPVAGTLSAWKVSDGDKVESGQTVAVMEAMKMEMSITADRAGIIRQKVEPGEQLAEGDLLADWD from the coding sequence ATGAAGAAGATCCTCATCGCCAACCGGGCCGAAATCGCGCTGCGCGTCATCCGCGCCTGCCGCGATTATGGCGTCGGCGCGGTCGCGGTCTATGCCGATCCGGATGCCGATCTGCCCTATGTGCGGCTCGCCGATGAAGCCTATGCGCTGGAGGGCAGCACGCCCGCAGAGACCTATCTGAACATCGAGTCGCTGCTGGAAATCGCGCGGCGCTCGGGTGCGGATGCGGTGCATCCCGGCTACGGGTTCCTGTCCGAAAGCGCCGAATTCGCCCGCGCGGTGCAGCAGGCGGGGCTGATCTGGATCGGGCCGGGGGCCGAGGCAATTTCGCGGCTTGGCGACAAGATCGCCGCCCGCGCCATCGCGCGAGAGGTCGGCGCACCGCTTGCGCCCGGCACGGACGGGCCGGTCTCGGATGCCGCCGAGATCCGCGACTTCGTGGCCGAGCACGGGCTGCCGGTGGCAATCAAGGCCTCTGCCGGCGGTGGCGGGCGCGGCATGAGGGTCGCGCGCGAGGATGCCGAAATCGAAGAGCTTTTTGCCGCCGCCGCGAACGAAGCCCGCACCGCCTTCGGCAATGGCGATTGCTATGTGGAACGCTTCCTCGACCGTCCGCGCCATGTCGAGGCGCAGGTGATCGCAGACACCCATGGCAATGTCGCGGTGGTCGGTCTGCGGGATTGTTCGCTACAGCGCCGCAATCAGAAGCTGGTCGAAGAGGCGCCGGCGCCCTTCCTGCCCGACGGCATGGCCGAGCGGATCGAGACCGCCGCGCGCGATATCTGCAAGGCGGCGGGCTATACCGGGGCCGGCACGGTCGAGTTCCTGCTGGGCGCGGATGGGCTGCTGACCTTTCTCGAGGTGAATACGCGGTTGCAGGTCGAGCATCCGGTGACGGAAGAAACTTCGGGGCTGGATCTGGTGGTCGAACAGCTGCGCATCGCCGATGGGGCGCGGCTTTCGATCGACGCGATGCCAAGGCCGCGCTGCCATGCGATCGAGTTTCGCATCAACGCCGAAGACCCCGGACGGGGCTTCCTGCCGACTCCGGGACGGATCACCCGTTTCGAGCCGCCAGCCGGGCCGGGGGTGCGACTGGATAGCGGCGTCGGCGCGGGCGACAGCGTTGCCGGGCAGTTCGACAGCCTCATGGCCAAGCTGATCGTGACCGGCCCCACGCGAGAGATCGCCATCGCCCGCGCCCGCCGTGCTCTGGTGGAATTCCGCATCGAGGGGGTGGCGTCGGTCTTGCCGTTTGCGCGCGCCGTGCTCGCGGCAGAGGACTTCAACGGCAGCGGCGATTTCGCCGTGCATACACGCTGGATCGAGACCGGTTTCGCCGCTGAGCTGGAGGCGGCGCTGCGGGTCGAGCCGGCGCCCGAAACCGTGCTGCGCCTGCCGGTCGACATCGACGGGCAGCGCCGGGATATCGGTCTGTCCGGTGCGGCGCTCGCGCGATTGGCCACAGCAGTCGGCGCCCGCGCAGCGCAAGGCGGAACCGGGCCGCAGCCTCCTGATCGCGCCCAAAGCAATGATGGCCGCGAGGGGCTGCGCGCGCCGGTCGCCGGCACGCTGAGCGCATGGAAGGTCTCGGATGGCGACAAGGTCGAGAGCGGCCAGACCGTCGCCGTGATGGAGGCGATGAAGATGGAGATGAGCATCACCGCCGATCGCGCCGGCATTATCCGGCAGAAGGTCGAGCCAGGCGAGCAATTGGCCGAGGGGGATTTGCTGGCCGATTGGGACTGA
- a CDS encoding urea amidolyase family protein, with amino-acid sequence MRFLPAGESGVLIHLDNLDQVLALHASLQDSPPAGIVEMVPAAETLMIIFDRRMTTAERLAAAIASRNVQGSAQGSGRVVEIPVRYDGQDLDDVASLTGLSRDEVIARHTGTNWRAAFAGFAPGFCYLSGGDRALEVPRRSSPRTAIPPGSVALAGLFSAVYPKESPGGWQIIGTTPQPMWDLDRDPPAWLMPGDEVRFVDLAAQPKEFPRPAPAPDPPAPEKPDARLDVLAAPFPLLLQDGGRQGKLAQGVSASGAVDQGALRALNRLLGNPPGTAALELIGGGIRLRATAACEIALTGAPRIVTIEGGAKYPSHAAIPLDAGDVLRIGPPSGGMYGYLGSRGGFEVAPVLDSAATDTLAHLGPAPLTAGGWVGLARARADAIAPPLDPPSLPQPGDVVEIDVVMGPRADWFPPEIRSRLTDQDWTVTQQSSRIGKRLEGEAPLIRDDSTELPSEATLTGAIQVPHSGQPVLFLADHPLTGGYPVIAVVAAHHLDLAAQLPPGAKLRFRALAPFAPIIPSQEEDQS; translated from the coding sequence ATGCGCTTTTTGCCTGCCGGAGAGAGCGGAGTTCTGATCCATCTCGACAATCTGGATCAGGTGCTCGCCCTGCATGCAAGCCTGCAAGACAGCCCGCCAGCGGGCATCGTCGAAATGGTGCCTGCGGCCGAAACGCTGATGATCATCTTTGACCGGCGCATGACGACGGCGGAGCGTCTGGCGGCTGCGATCGCGTCGCGGAATGTGCAGGGCAGCGCGCAGGGTTCGGGACGGGTGGTCGAAATCCCGGTGCGCTATGACGGGCAGGATCTGGACGATGTTGCCAGCCTGACCGGGCTCAGCCGGGACGAGGTGATCGCGCGCCATACCGGCACGAATTGGCGAGCGGCCTTTGCCGGGTTTGCCCCCGGCTTCTGCTATCTCAGCGGTGGCGACCGCGCGCTTGAGGTGCCGCGCCGCAGCAGCCCACGCACGGCGATTCCGCCTGGCTCGGTTGCGCTCGCCGGGCTTTTCTCGGCGGTCTATCCCAAGGAAAGTCCGGGTGGCTGGCAGATCATCGGCACGACGCCGCAGCCGATGTGGGATCTGGATCGCGACCCGCCCGCCTGGCTCATGCCCGGCGACGAGGTGCGCTTTGTCGATCTGGCAGCACAGCCGAAGGAATTCCCCCGTCCCGCGCCGGCGCCTGACCCTCCCGCGCCCGAAAAGCCCGATGCAAGGCTGGACGTCCTTGCCGCGCCGTTCCCTCTGCTGCTTCAGGATGGCGGGCGGCAGGGCAAGCTGGCGCAAGGTGTCTCTGCCTCGGGTGCGGTGGATCAGGGGGCGTTGCGGGCGCTGAACCGGCTGCTCGGAAATCCGCCCGGCACCGCCGCGCTTGAACTGATCGGCGGCGGGATCCGTCTGCGCGCCACCGCCGCCTGTGAGATCGCCCTCACCGGAGCGCCTCGGATCGTGACCATCGAGGGCGGGGCGAAATATCCCTCTCATGCAGCGATCCCGCTCGATGCAGGCGATGTGCTGAGGATCGGACCGCCCTCGGGCGGGATGTATGGCTATCTCGGGTCGCGGGGCGGTTTTGAGGTCGCGCCGGTTCTGGACAGTGCCGCGACGGACACGCTGGCGCATCTTGGTCCCGCCCCGCTGACTGCCGGAGGCTGGGTCGGGCTGGCCCGGGCGCGCGCCGATGCGATTGCGCCGCCGCTTGACCCGCCATCTCTGCCGCAGCCCGGCGATGTGGTCGAGATCGACGTGGTGATGGGTCCGCGCGCCGATTGGTTTCCGCCCGAGATCCGCTCCCGCCTGACCGATCAGGACTGGACCGTCACCCAGCAATCGAGCCGCATCGGCAAGCGGTTGGAGGGCGAGGCGCCGCTGATCCGCGATGACAGCACCGAACTGCCCAGCGAGGCCACGCTGACCGGCGCCATCCAGGTCCCGCATTCCGGCCAGCCGGTTCTGTTCCTCGCGGATCACCCGCTGACCGGCGGCTATCCGGTCATCGCCGTGGTCGCCGCCCATCATCTCGATCTTGCGGCGCAGCTGCCGCCCGGCGCCAAGCTCCGTTTCCGCGCGCTTGCGCCCTTCGCCCCGATCATTCCCAGCCAGGAAGAAGACCAGTCATGA